The region TTGCAGCCTTGACAGCTGCCTCACTGCAAGACACTCATCGGTCCCAGGCAGGGGAGCGCacgggctgcagcccctgggacaCTTGCCCCATGAACATCAACCTGGGCAGCGctgcacagcagcacagcctcaGCACAAGCGCTGCTGCTGGACCGGCCGCAGCTTTCTCACCCCATCTGCATCCAcggggaagagggagcagaagtGGCAGTGAAACAGATGGGTGCAACAACTGCgcagccaccacctccacctgCACTTACACTCTGTTATTGCAGCTATGCGGAGTGCAAATATTGTCAAGTTATTTCCGCAAGGTCAGCTGTTGGGTTAATATTTGCATCCTAGAACAAGGCATGGAAAAAGCTCCAGAAGTGTGCTTTTGACACTCTTTCAGGATTTGGTTTTGCCAGCACAgtctaaagaatttttttccttgatcaaATATCTCTAATCCATCATTTTGTCCTGTCAGGGCATTGACTTGTTTCTAGTTGGTTCTCTGTTCTGGCTTGCTGTAACGTTCTCGCCAGGACAAGCCAGTCTACCACGGACAAGCAAACAACAAAGGGTTTCCCTCACTCACCGCTCCCTTGGGGAATACAGACAAGTTTCCAGACTGCAGGAAGAACCCAAAATTGCTGGGAAACACCacctcagctctgccacagactccTAGGAGGGCTTGCATAAGGCATGGGACGATTACAGGACTCTATTCCCCTCCACCGtgctctctttttatttttctaatttcctaGGGCTGGGGACAGTCTCCCACTGCATGTGTACAGCAGAAAGGGGCTGTTCAGGTGAATCCTCACCTTTTGTCTCCTCTGCCACCGTGACTCTGGGTCACACCAGCAGCACAGTATCCACGGGACCACAAAGGTGTCTGCCttcatccctgcctgccccagcaacCTCCACCCATAACTGCTCCCCAGCCTTCTAACTCAGGCTCTGCTGAACACCGCATCTATTCCTCTCCGCCCTTTCCAGTCCCGGCTTGCCACTGGTAAGAGGCAAAGCCAGAGGGGTTTTGTTGAAAGCAGTAGTCAAGGAAGAACACAAGCAGCACTCAACGTGGTGTTTGTATAGGTCAGACACTAAGTACTGCAAACATGGCACTCGGCAGAGCTGCCCAGGTGAGAGACGAGTTAGTGTCTTCCTCTGCAATCCCTGTGTACCTGCTCACGTGGAAAACAAACCAATCTCGTCAAGAGAACGCTTACCTTATCGCCCTCAGCAACCTGGCAGATAACTTCTCCTGTTGCTGGATTGATAGTAGGGAAGGTTTTCTTACTGACTGCATCATGCCATTCATTATTTATGAAAATCTgcaatgaaaaaagcaaagcagcgtTAAGCCTTAGAGCCAGACCTAGGTGAAATCGGTAAGAGTTTTAGTAGTTTGATGGCATCGTAGCAGGCTGTTTAATTAAAAGGGACTCAGCTTGTGCAGGTTCCAAAACTGCACCAATATGAAGGAGATATTTTAGCCTAGAAGTACACAACTAGAGACACAGCCTCAAGTTAATAAAAAGAATTCGCACCTCAGTAAACAGCACGTGACTTGGAAGCGGTTCCTGTCTCAGTAGGTCCCTGCAAGACCTGGAAGCCTGGCTGGAGCTGCGCAGGGACACCTGGAGCCTCAGGAGACTGAACAGTGGGAAAATGCTTCCGGCACGGACAACACAGTTGATTTTGTACACAGTACTAGAGCTTTTGGCAGCATTTCCCTGATTAGCTGATTTTAGGCTCCCCAGGCACCGTTCTGAAACCGAACCAGCTGCCAACAGCAGCTTTTCACCAACTCTTTCTCAGTAAGGGTAAATTTGTTTTTTTGGGTCCATGGCAAGAGAATATCAGTGCAAAGATCACGGTGCTTGCCGAGAACTTGCCGATCGCTCAGCCAACCGCCAACGGCCTTGTCACGGCCGCTGGGAAGGAGTGGCTCGGCGGCCTGGGAGAGGAATGCTAGCCCTCCACCAGCACCTCGCACAGATGATCGGACGGTGTTTTCCTCAGCTGCTGAGCAAGGAGCACAGGTTGTCTGCATCTAACCGACGCAGACAACCAGCAGCATCAAGCCAggcaccctcccctcccttcGCATGCCCTCTCGCGTGGTCTTCTCTTTACACTGTTTGCACCGATGGCAGCAGTCAGCTGAAACAACTGCGGGGATCGGGGTAAAGCCCGATCGTAGCAGGACACACGCCTTGTGCCTCACACCAGCTGCTGCACCTAGAGTTGCTTTTTTCCAGTAAGATTTCCTGCAACGCGAGGCTTTACGCCCAAACGTCCGGCTGCTCCGGCGCCTGCCCGGCTCAGCGTTAAATCGGGGTGTCCCCAGCCGCGCACCGGACTCGCACCCCACCGGCCCCAGCAGACCGCACAACCCCTCCGGGCGGCGGCCGAGCCGGGGCCCCCCAGGCCGCCCCGTCCCAGCCCAGCTCGCTCCCGGGGaagccgccgctgccgccagccggggctgcccgcaggcagcggcCGGGACGCGCCCACCCGCCGCGGGGACGCGGCCGGCTccggcccccggcgcggccctACCTTGTTGTAGGCGATGTCGGGGCGCGGGTTGGGCGCCGGGAtgggggaagcggcggcggccgAGAACGGTGcaccgagccgggccgggccgcggcagAGCCTGGCGCCGCGCACCGCCGCCCGCAACATGCTgcgctgctctgctctgcaccgggccgggccgcgggacCGGCCTCCGCTCCTCCGGggcggccccgcaccgcccccgctccgcccccgctccgccccgcccgcctcggcgcggcgcggctcgggtGGGCCCGGCTAGGCTGGCtccggcgcggctcggctcggttCTGTCCGCAGCAGCACGGCCCGAGTCGAACCGGCTTGGCACGGCTCGGTTCGGATCGAATTGGCTCGGTTCAGCTCGGTTCGGACAGTGCAGTTTGGCTCAGCTCGGCTCAGCTAGGTCGCATTTGGACCAGCTTGGCATGGCTCAGCTGGGCACAGCTCAGTTCAGCCCCATTCGGGTCGGTTCAGCCCAGCTCAGTTCAGATCACATTGGCACGGCTTGGTTTGGTGCGCCGGGGATGCCGCATCAGTGTCCGGCACCGGCACTgactgtccccgtccctgtctctGTCCCTGTCCATGCCCAGGTAACTTTGCGCAGGCaacaaggagaaaggcagaggaaaaccagaaacatctCTGTTGCGCTGGTTAGTTTTGTCGGAAAGGTGGTGTGATGGGGCAAACAGTTGTGGACCCCTGATTGCCTGGGCATACTGCCGTCAGCATGTGCACAGcaatcaaaaaaagaaactactgtCTATAGGGGAAGTGGAACAAAGCCAGCAACGCACTCTCACAACAGAAACATTACTTGGTGCATGCAAATGAGAGGCTTTATAAAATTGCTCCCAACAATGGCTAAAGGCCTTTTCCGCTTGTTTGTTTAAGATGCCTTGTGCAACTTCAGCGTGCCTAAGTGCAGATTCACATGCAGGGGACAGAGATGTTCTCAAGTTATCATCGCCATCACTAAGGAAgccacagaacaaaaatataaagaGTTTTTAGCCTCCTAAATAAACCTGTGGTGATTACCCTGTATCTGAAAGCACCTCTTTGGCTCCTTTAGCGAGGGGTCTGTGAAGGGTAATGGGGTGGATGGCTCTGGTTTATTAAAGGAGCCAGAAAAATTGTAGAATATGTCAATTCAGAAATAGTTTAACCCACTGTCCTGGAAGACCCCAGTTGCTGAAAGTCTTGGTGGTAGCACAGTGATAGTTCCTGCATCCACAGGTCTCCAGGCATTTCCCTCAGGAGGGGAGTATCAGCCCTGTTTTGCAGGGAGAAACCATGAAGCCCAGAGAGGCAAAGCGACAGCCCAAGGTTATCCAGCAGGACTTGGATTAGGCTGCGTGTTTCCTAGATCAGCGGAAAAGAAATCCTCTTGTGCTGGATCTCAGCCTCTCTTGTCCTTGGCCGCCCATATCCCCTGAAGGGTGACTGATTCCCCTCTTGTGCCCCAGGCTGTGGATCCTGGGCAGCCCTTTAGGAGGTGGCACTCATGAGGACCGCTTGTTCCAACATGTTCTCCCTCCTATTGCAGACCTGCATGTGTTAAACCACTTTTGGGAGGTGCCACAGACCTGTTTTACCCATAGAGATGTGCCTGTGTGCACTGTGCAACTCCCAGAGGGACCGGATCAAGCTGCATATCCACAGGACACATCTCAGAGCTGAGCTCCAGCCAAGCCTTGCTCAGGGCTAAGCTCCCATACGCTGTCCTGTGTGTGTCTTCTGCTGATACCTGCATGGACGACCGATGACATTGAGCATTAGCCCCATGTTAATGCCTTTGCTCCTCTTGAGCAggacccttccctcccctgagGCTTAGCAGACAAACCCAGCAGCACTAAAACCACCTGCAACGGAGGAAACACCTTCGTGGCAGACCCAGCTCTCAGCCTCAAACTCTCAGCCCTGCAATAGCTGACTGGGATAGAGCCTGCCTGAAAGATGAGATGGTGGGAGGCACAAAGGCCAGGTGCCTGCTAGGAAATAATCCAACTGTCTGGGCTGGGCATGATGGCTCAGATGCAGGCTCCCTCCCCCTTCCACAGCAGAGCCAAGTGCCTGGGGTTGAGGTAGAATTTCACCCTGGAGCCTGGGAGAAACCAAAGCTCAGGTTATAAGGCTTCCCTACAGCCCTATGGTCCTGGTGTTGAGCAGCCAGCACGGCCTCCCCAGGGATCCTCCGCAGCACCCCTTGTGCCCATGAGAGCAGGGATGTGGTGGCAACCCTGGGCAGATGGATGTGGCCTTCTGAAAGCAGGCTGTGAGGCTGTGCCTGcgctggagaagctggagaagaagtCAAAGAAGCGTGCCCATCACTTTAATATTGAATTAATACTAGACTACACATAAAGAGCTCAGGAATTCCCACAATTGTTCCCACAGGTCTCTCCTTGCTGCTGGTCTCTGTGAAGCACTGAAAGCCCCCATTGATCCAGTCTGCTTCCTCCCTGATCTCCGAAGAAACCCAGAGAGATCTACTGTAGTCATAGGATCATGGAGTCCTCCCAGTTCCTCGGGCCAGGCactgccccagctccagcatctcCCCTGAAGCCAGGAGTCCTCAAGGCCCTGATTCAGTTCCCCCCACCACTGACTGGAGTCCTTCTAGAGTCTGCAGGTAGCTGGAGGTGTTGTGCTGAAGGAGGGGAGACACCCTGCTCCATTCTCTTTATTCCCAAAACCAAGGCTTGCACCCCCAACCTGGCCGTTCCTGACCAGCTCCCCCCCTCTGCAAGGCTGGTATTGACTGCTTGCAGCCTCATGATTTTGCAGCCAGGGATGGATTTGCCCCGTTCCTGGACCCTGGCAATAAAGGGACTGAGCCCAGATATGAGATAACAGCAAACACCACTGAAATTCAGAAGCTCCCAGGCTGCTGTTAGCACGACCTCTCCCATGCAGGAGTGGCTGGTTTAGTCTCACGTCCGAGGCTCCCCAGCACTGCGGCTAGTGGCTCAGCTCTGGTTTGGAGAGCGCTGTCCTGTGAACCACACAGGACCTTCAGCCAGACATGGAGCTCCAGTCCGAGTGAAGCCCCAGGCTGGGGTCTGCACTGCTGAGATGCTCTGCTCCAGAGACCTGTGTGAGAGTGAGATCAAAGCTCACACAGGGCAAGTAAGGAGCTGCAGAACCAGGGAAGCACAGCAGCAAATGCTGTGCCAGCATTTGCTCCAGCCCCTTCCAAATGCCCTGGGGAAGGCAGTGCTGGGGAAATGTCCTCACCTGGGATCCCACAACAGACAGGACAAATCACCCCTCGTGCTCATGGGCCCCAGACTGCAATGCCTCATTCCTGGTGTGGAGGAGGCCCCAGAAGGGAGGTGTCCCTGTGTTGCTTTATTTGGGCCAGAGAAGGGTCAAATGTTAGGTGCATGTGTCTGCTCACCTGGCTATCCTGATCCGTGGCCTGTACAGTCATTGTCAGAGCCACTGCTTTGGTCCTGGCACTCTCTGCCTGATGGAAGAGGATGAGACACGTTATATCTTCCTACATTGCCGtaccctgctgctgccccctccGATAGCCGGTCCTGGCTCCCTCCCAGGCATGACACCAGGAGTGCAGCTGGGCGCCCGGTGCTTTGGCCAGACACACTTATGCTCGCTCTGAGAGACAAACTGAGCTTTGCTCTGCAACCTTGGAGAGGATCTCCCCGGAGaactgcagggacaggcagccGTCAGGACCAGTGTGCAACGTCTGCTGGCTCCCCGTGCGGGACATGGCAGGATCAGTTGAGACACTGCCCTGTTGAGCCGAGAGTGCCTCAGCCAAGGGCATCTCAATGCCAAGCTTGCTGGGCCGAACCTCCACCCCTGCAGTGCCAGCTGGCATGAGGTAGGCTTGCCCTTTCCCTTGGCCCTTGCCCAGCTTATGAGCGCTGAGTAGTCCCAGGCCAGGACTACTTGGCTGTTTAACGCTCCACTGCATTATCTTTCTCCTGCGGGCAGCAAGACTCCTCCCCTGGCTTTCACAACATGCTTCCACAGCAAAGGTTGACAGTGCAGGGACGATGCCAAGGGAAAGAACAGTGGGATGGACAGGGAGATAGCAGGGATGAGGGGGCTCTCTGGTCCCCCAGACAAGGAGCAGTGTCTCTACCACAAGCCCAAGGCATGGAGTAGAGAGAGCGTGGCAGTCCTGGTGTTTGGAAACTTGGTGACTCCCAGCTCTGAAGATGAGTGTCTGGAAGAAGGGCAAGGAGATCTGCTCATCTCAGCACTTCCAAATTCCCCAGAACTGctgcttcccctccttttccacCTCCTCAGGGAATCAGCTGAAATGCTGGGCTTTGCTGGTTTCTGCCAGAGCACAAGGAAATGCTTCTGAAGGGCTGAACAAcagatgggatttttcttttttttggcagctaAAAGGCGGTTAAGTAACCCACTAGAATTTGATAATGTCACTAGAATACATGAAGAATATAATCTCTGTAACAATCCAAGGATAGGGATGTTTGCTTTCATGACACACTCTGTGAATGATTACTTATGACACCGCTCCCAGCAAATCTATTTGCAACACCAGCCAGCCCAGAGCCACGGGCACACTGAGCCGCACTGTGGccaccagcagcactgggaagtgGAAGCACAGAGAAACCAGATAGTTTGCAGAGCCCAGGCAGGGGACCCAGATGTCCTGATACCTGCGTATTGACCTGACCTGCCTTGCACTGGCAGAAGGAAGAGACACGTAATTAAAGCTCTACAGTTTGAGACCTGATGCTACTCCCATCTCTGCCACTGACCCACCACATGACCATGGGCAAGTCACTTTGGCAGCTGGTTTCTGCTTCCTCACTACCATACCAGGAATGACCAGTGTCCCTCCATTTTGAGGGTTcaaggctgcagcagcacccgCTCTGTGCAGGAGAGCCCAGGGCGGTGGCCGGGCCAAACTCCAAGTGGCATCCCAGAGCCTGCACTGCCGATCACACGTGGCTTATCACTGGGTAGGCAACTGTTTGCTGATGGGGACGTCTGCAGGGACAGCCCCTGCCAGGGAGAGTAGGATAAGAGAACACAAAGGAGGAAATGAAGCTGTGGAGGTGCAAGCAGCTCCCTGCCCTACCTGAGGGACCTCCCaaggaagcagcaggagggacTCTTACAAAGAGAATTAACTTAGCCTTCCCCACACAGAGGCAGCAGCGAGGCTCCAGAGCCCTGCCAGGGGAAGGGAATGAGCAAGCGCTGGACTGGCAGGTGTTGAATAGCCCAAGTCCAGCCAAGCTCTGGGGACTCCACCAGCATTGGTGGCAGGACCTTGGTGGAGCAGCACCAGCAATTACAGCTGGGCTGGCGTTAATCTGCTCATCTTGGAAGGGAGTGCCAGCTTCTGAATTGCTGTTTCCCAGAATATGAACTCTGTTACTCTAATGTAGCCAGCAATGGGAATCCGGCTCCCTTTCTCCAAGCCATTGGACTCTACAAGCGCCAACTGTCTGATGTGATCAGGAAAGCAAGGACACGAGGTATGCCACAATCCCCCACCCTGGTGCAGGTCCAGCAAAGCAAAGCTACTTCAGGGAGGAAGATGTCTCACCTTCAGTTCTAGAAGAGGACATGGACTCCATCTGGGCTGGGAAATCAGAAAACTCCACTGGACACCCATGATCTTTTTCAGCTTGCAGCAAAGACCCTGGGCCATCCCCAGCAGGCTGGTGAGGGGAGTGACCAGGGGGACTTTGGGCACAGGAGCTGCCCCTGGATGTGCCCAGGTACCATAGTTCCTGCTGAGGATGGGCCCTCGCCTGGCCCAGGTGCTGTAGCATCGTGCAAGAGGCTTTGCAGTGGGGAGGCTGTCAAACACACGGAATCCTTCTTTTATGGCGAACTCCCAAGCCAGGTTGGCCACGAACTCTGCATCCTCTGGGCTGCTTTCACCTGGGGCTGGCCTCCCTGGGGACAAGAAAAGAGTAGGACACCTTTGTTTAAGAAAGCCCGTGTTATGTAGTCACATCCCAAACAGCGCCACGTGCCCTTGTCTGGGCCAGCCCAGCAGGACTCGAGGAGACTCCTCTCTAAGGAATACGAAAATAATGTCTTGGTTTTTTCTGATAAAGACTCCCAGGCCAGACCCGATGTATGCAGATAAACAGCACAAACAGTTCACACCACCTCCCTGCTTTCGACTCTCTCTTTGAAGGTGGTGCTTAGTTTGAAGGTCTGAGAGCTCCACCTGTAGGACTCGGCTCTGAGCTCTAAACTCTGGCCTCTGCTCAGTTCTCCCGTGAAAGAAAAGTGATCACTCAGCAACTTCCGATCAGCACAAACAGCAAACAGGAACAGACCAGACCTCGCATCCAGCAAAAAGCAGCCGCTGGGGAAATGCCCTGTGAGTGCTCCCCTTTGACTCTGTTTTTTGTTTGCAGGACACATCCTGACTACACAACACAGCCTGCCTGAGAGGTTGTAGCAGCCTCACACGCTCCAGAGCCAGTGCTGGAGCGGGCAGGGAGCTCTGTGCTTTAGAGGATACTCTATCGCATCCCTCTTGTCTACATGCAGCAATCACTCGCTGCACCATTACTCCCAGGTCACTCATCTCCAGAGTGAAACAAGATCTCTCATTTTGATCCCTTATTTCCCACAGGAGCTCTATGCTGAAAGCACAAGACTGCCAGACATGCCATGCTTTGCTGTAGCACTTGGAATTTCAGAGCTCTCAGGAATCACAGCCAGAAGTGCCCAAACCCTGCAGCACATGCTGCCGGTCTGACCTCCCCCGGCTCAGTGCAAGAGCTCTCCCCACACCAGTGCTTGTGTCTGTGCTCTGGCTGGAGACCTGTGCAGAACAGGGCCAGCGTGGCTGGGTTCCTCACCTGCCAGAGAGCGTTTGTCGAGTCCCTGCAGCATTGCAGCCAGTCGGAAAAAGGCAAAGGCCATGTAGAAATTCCAGTTCTTGGGGCGCTCCACTCCCATGTGGCCACAGTACATCTGGGAATACTCCTCTGCCGTGGGGACTCCCAGGTGCCCCAAATCACACTTCCTCAAGCCTGGAAGGCGTGAAGAGGCAACAGTGAAGCAGCAGACAGCGAGGAGCTCAGAGCTTTCTAGGGATGCCGTGAGGCTTGTGGCAGAGCCATGCAGCTGTGGAGCAGTGGAGACACCTACACCCATCCAACACCTGCACCGCTGCCATGCTGTTTCCATACATAACAATGGGGGTTTGGCACCAACCCACATAGGTGAAATGCATACTGGGCAGTTTTGTTCATTGGGGTGAAATTGTGAAAGCTGTGACTGACGGATCTTCCTCCTAAACAACGGAGTGATTTTCCTCCCTGTTTACCCCTATACTGTTCTTTTTAACAAGTGTATAACTTTGTGGACAAACCCCTTCTGGGCTGGCCTGGTTCACAGCTTTCCTACCCAAAAGAGTTCCCCAGCTTTACAGCTgaaatgagagggaaaataatccaaactaatttttaaacacagttttgcaaCTCCTCTCTGGGGCCGTCCCTGACATGACTGCTAACAAAGGTCCATGTGCATGAACCGGGTGACAGTACCAACCAGGATAGGAGCGCATGGCAGAGTATGTGCCAAATGGGTGGGAGATATGAGACAAACTGGGGATAGGGCAATCAGGGCACAGTGATTACTGCACACACAGAAAGATGCTTCCGCCCTGGAGGGATGCAGGGTTCTTCAGGGAGGGCAGAAAGGGCAGAGCAGGGAATATGGTACAAGACCCACAGCCCTTGCCAACTGCAATGAGCCCAACTGCCAGCTGAGCTCTCTGGGCAGGAGCTAATCTGTTTCTGAACTCTGGTTCCTCTCTCCGTGTGTCAAATGTGACTTTGCCCCTCTCTGTACCTCTCAGTGCATTAAAGTGAGGTGGCAGGAAGTAGGCCATACAGTTATTCGCCAAATCAGAGATGGGATCTCCTAGAGTTGAAAGATTCCAGCCAAGGACAGCAATGACTTCTGGCCTGTCTGGATGAAAGACCAGGTTGTCCATCCTGTATCAGAGGGAAAAAGAGATCAGAAAAGTctcaagagagggaaaaaaatcccagtgctcagcagcagtAGGTGCTTTCCTACTGCTTTCCTACCTACAGAAGCAGAAGAGCTTTCCAGTGCTCTTCACTGTCTTAAAAAATTGCTGAGTCCTTTGGGAGGCTGCACAAGTGAAAGATTAATTTCTGCAAGCATAGGTCAGGGAGGACAGAGATTACTCAATAGTGAACTCCCTGGTTAACGATGAACTGAACTGTGCTTTGAAGAATGAAACCAAGTTATTCAGGGCCTCAGATCACTAACAGATGTTACAGGACAGGCTAGCCAAAAAGCGAAGCAGGCAAGTCACTGTCTAGGGGGATCTTCTGGTCATTTCAAAGGCACACAATAACTCCAGGCCCTGCATTGCCATGTGCTGTAGATTATGCATAGTACAGCCTTCAACAGTTTGAGccccaggagagggcagcagcCTACTGAGGAGGAAACAGAGGGCAGCCATCCTCCAGGGTGCAGAGAGCTCACCACCTTCCAGTCACACAGGAACTGTGTGCGCTAAACCTTGCGGGAAGGAGCCTTGGCCCAGAATTGGCACACGCCTACGCTGCAGCCTCACGTCCCTGGCAGCCAGGGTCTGACAACACAGAAGTAGCTCTCAGCATCCCTCACCTCTGTCCCCAGCCACCACGCTCCTGCACAACTTCACCTGTAATGCTGGCAGGTTTTGCCATACATCCTGCAGCATCTCACCAGCCACCCAAACTCTTTAAGCACCAAATATCATTAGCAACGTGCACCACCATTTCTGAGTATTGCAGAAACAGCTGATGATCCTCTAGTGTTAGACCAGTGTTTGCAGTGGTTGCATGAAGAAACTCTGAAACACCAATGAGGCAGCAAGATTGGAATCGGACATTGGGAATTCAGGCTTTCAGTTCCTGCCCTCAGTTTCCCCGCTCTCGAATGGGTGCTGCTTTTAAACTGCCACAGATCAGTACGTAGATAAACACTGGGGAAAATATGAGAGCTCTGGGTGCAAGTCAGAGTCAGCACCAGTCAGAGCTCTTGGAATATATTTCTCATGACAGATGCGAAGGGTTTGTGGCCCTCTAGGTCTCATTACCTGGGGAATGCTGAACACGACCCAGAGCCCAGCTTTCGGACTACTCTGAAGCTGCTGCACCAGCCCAATTCAGCATCTCTTTGGAGTCTGCACATTGCTTTacactctctctccctctctgccaccTGGGATGTGTTCCAGGGCAGTGCTGTCAGCCAAGCAGTACCTGAAATCACCATGCACCACTGTCGTCTTCTGAGATTCGGGAAAATGCAGAGGCAGCCACTCAATGAGTCTCTCCATGGCTGGGATAACACAAGTTTCCATAGCTCGATACTGCTTTGTCCAGGTCTCAACTTGCCACTGAATGTAATTACCTGTAAAAAGGGAACAAAGGCTCTCAGGTAAAGGGACAGGCACAAAGAGGCTTCAAAAGAGACGCATAAAAGGTGCATGCAGAAAAAGTCAAACAGCCAAGCAGATCTCAGTCCAGCACCCTGAGATAAGTTCCAAGAGTTTAATTGTGATTTCCAGGGGTCTCATACATTCTTAACTGGGCACTGGATTTGATATTCTGGTGGAAATAATCAGATCCTGGACAAAAACGTAACTTCTCCACCAACTCCGAGAAGCTGCGATAGCCCTGCAGAGACTGGAGGAGCTGAGGAAGTTTGGTCAGAGATGGCAGCAAACAAGTTACTCCTGCACCCACAGTGCAGCTCTTGCTCATGGCAGGAAGCTCTGGGGACTACTAACAGGAAACACAGATCTGGAGGATCTAAAGCAGCTCTCCACACCCTCCCACCACGCCCGGGGATTCAGACACCCTGCTGCTCATCTTCACTTTCCTAACTGCCCCCAAGTTTGGCCCAAGTCCTGTACCCGAGCCTACCCCTTGAAATGCTGATacacaggagaggaaaacagtgaTAGAGGATACATAGCCTTCTCTCACCATGCTCCCTGAGGTCCTCCAGTTTGGCTGCTCTGAGGTCTACACTGTGGATCTTGGAGAGGACTTGACTCATGGCAGCATAAATAGCCCTCCGCTGGCTAggctgcagtgcaggcagggaggcgTCGCTGTAGACACGGCCAGCACAGTGCTCCATCAGGTAGAAAGGTGAGCCAAAGGTGCTGGGGAAGCAAAGTGGAACCGGCGGGTCTGAGGTTAATCCTGCTACCTACCACCCCTCAAATCTCACCTGCACCTTGAACATGCCCCCGGGCCTCACCTGCATGGCAAGGTGAAGAGCAGCCTCAACAGCACTTGAGCACTCATGCCCATATGTGGCCTGGGCTCAAGCCCAACTCAGGCTGCCAGCCAGTGGCACACGGCTGTGGCATGATCAGTCCCGTTCCCTCCAGCCCCAGGAAGCTGAGCTTGGGGCCAGGCTACAGCACCA is a window of Mycteria americana isolate JAX WOST 10 ecotype Jacksonville Zoo and Gardens chromosome 13, USCA_MyAme_1.0, whole genome shotgun sequence DNA encoding:
- the ACAD10 gene encoding acyl-CoA dehydrogenase family member 10 isoform X3, with product MYLRSIAHTPYLLCAGIRQHLHGLIRRRRSGWCHYKAVIFDESGVLLPSPYKTAADWEARNCIPAGTIQQAILSGGENSPSLKYTRGELTTVEFLQELGQQCFEIANVCVPVDSFLLDLIRNEMIKQLPIMAEAVQCIRAEGLKTALLSNNFCLLNGESFLPLDRKHFDVMVESYREGMRKPDPRIYKLCLERLGVQPQESIFLDNSSENLKAAAQLGIKTVKVDDPEVALKELEAYLGFPLQGFVPYTRSVRPSMEIPKDHLQKYLENVLSDQATGPLMLRQFGHGQSTRTYYVKFGDRLLVLKKEPSDSLHPSGPAVRREYRILKALSEAGVPVPTVLALCEDRSTFGSPFYLMEHCAGRVYSDASLPALQPSQRRAIYAAMSQVLSKIHSVDLRAAKLEDLREHGNYIQWQVETWTKQYRAMETCVIPAMERLIEWLPLHFPESQKTTVVHGDFRMDNLVFHPDRPEVIAVLGWNLSTLGDPISDLANNCMAYFLPPHFNALRGLRKCDLGHLGVPTAEEYSQMYCGHMGVERPKNWNFYMAFAFFRLAAMLQGLDKRSLAGRPAPGESSPEDAEFVANLAWEFAIKEGFRVFDSLPTAKPLARCYSTWARRGPILSRNYGTWAHPGAAPVPKVPLVTPLTSLLGMAQGLCCKLKKIMGVQWSFLISQPRWSPCPLLELKVSGAEHLSSADPSLGLHSDWSSMSG
- the ACAD10 gene encoding acyl-CoA dehydrogenase family member 10 isoform X2, whose product is MYLRSIAHTPYLLCAGIRQHLHGLIRRRRSGWCHYKAVIFDESGVLLPSPYKTAADWEARNCIPAGTIQQAILSGGENSPSLKYTRGELTTVEFLQELGQQCFEIANVCVPVDSFLLDLIRNEMIKQLPIMAEAVQCIRAEGLKTALLSNNFCLLNGESFLPLDRKHFDVMVESYREGMRKPDPRIYKLCLERLGVQPQESIFLDNSSENLKAAAQLGIKTVKVDDPEVALKELEAYLGFPLQGFVPYTRSVRPSMEIPKDHLQKYLENVLSDQATGPLMLRQFGHGQSTRTYYVKFGDRLLVLKKEPSDSLHPSGPAVRREYSTFGSPFYLMEHCAGRVYSDASLPALQPSQRRAIYAAMSQVLSKIHSVDLRAAKLEDLREHGNYIQWQVETWTKQYRAMETCVIPAMERLIEWLPLHFPESQKTTVVHGDFRMDNLVFHPDRPEVIAVLGWNLSTLGDPISDLANNCMAYFLPPHFNALRGLRKCDLGHLGVPTAEEYSQMYCGHMGVERPKNWNFYMAFAFFRLAAMLQGLDKRSLAGRPAPGESSPEDAEFVANLAWEFAIKEGFRVFDSLPTAKPLARCYSTWARRGPILSRNYGTWAHPGAAPVPKVPLVTPLTSLLGMAQGLCCKLKKIMGVQWSFLISQPRWSPCPLLELKAESARTKAVALTMTVQATDQDSQVSGAEHLSSADPSLGLHSDWSSMSG
- the ACAD10 gene encoding acyl-CoA dehydrogenase family member 10 isoform X1, which gives rise to MYLRSIAHTPYLLCAGIRQHLHGLIRRRRSGWCHYKAVIFDESGVLLPSPYKTAADWEARNCIPAGTIQQAILSGGENSPSLKYTRGELTTVEFLQELGQQCFEIANVCVPVDSFLLDLIRNEMIKQLPIMAEAVQCIRAEGLKTALLSNNFCLLNGESFLPLDRKHFDVMVESYREGMRKPDPRIYKLCLERLGVQPQESIFLDNSSENLKAAAQLGIKTVKVDDPEVALKELEAYLGFPLQGFVPYTRSVRPSMEIPKDHLQKYLENVLSDQATGPLMLRQFGHGQSTRTYYVKFGDRLLVLKKEPSDSLHPSGPAVRREYRILKALSEAGVPVPTVLALCEDRSTFGSPFYLMEHCAGRVYSDASLPALQPSQRRAIYAAMSQVLSKIHSVDLRAAKLEDLREHGNYIQWQVETWTKQYRAMETCVIPAMERLIEWLPLHFPESQKTTVVHGDFRMDNLVFHPDRPEVIAVLGWNLSTLGDPISDLANNCMAYFLPPHFNALRGLRKCDLGHLGVPTAEEYSQMYCGHMGVERPKNWNFYMAFAFFRLAAMLQGLDKRSLAGRPAPGESSPEDAEFVANLAWEFAIKEGFRVFDSLPTAKPLARCYSTWARRGPILSRNYGTWAHPGAAPVPKVPLVTPLTSLLGMAQGLCCKLKKIMGVQWSFLISQPRWSPCPLLELKAESARTKAVALTMTVQATDQDSQVSGAEHLSSADPSLGLHSDWSSMSG